Proteins encoded in a region of the Pseudomonas sp. GOM7 genome:
- the ybeY gene encoding rRNA maturation RNase YbeY, producing the protein MLELDLQLATDGQHPDEAQLRRWCELALRQRTADSELTIRLVDEAEGRELNHTWRHKDYATNVLSFPAEIPDGILDIPLLGDLVICVPVVEREAAEQGKALEAHWAHLVIHGCLHLLGYDHIEEDEALEMEDLERQLLAELGHPDPYAGDEPPNEKDPE; encoded by the coding sequence ATGCTTGAACTCGACCTGCAACTGGCCACTGATGGCCAGCACCCGGACGAGGCGCAACTGCGCCGCTGGTGCGAACTGGCCCTGCGCCAGCGCACAGCCGACTCGGAGCTGACCATCCGCCTGGTCGACGAAGCCGAAGGCCGCGAGCTGAACCACACCTGGCGGCACAAGGACTACGCCACCAACGTCCTGTCCTTCCCCGCCGAGATTCCCGATGGGATTCTCGACATCCCGCTGCTGGGCGACCTGGTGATCTGCGTGCCGGTAGTCGAGCGCGAAGCGGCCGAACAAGGCAAGGCACTGGAAGCGCACTGGGCACATCTGGTGATCCACGGCTGCCTGCACCTGCTGGGCTATGACCATATCGAGGAGGACGAAGCCCTCGAGATGGAAGATCTGGAACGACAATTGCTCGCCGAACTGGGTCATCCCGACCCTTATGCCGGTGACGAACCTCCTAATGAAAAGGACCCCGAGTAA
- a CDS encoding PhoH family protein produces MNASLEPHRFTLEPFEAHRFANLCGQFDEHLRLIEERLGLEIRNRGNQFEMLGSADKAQAAETLLRKLYRETKATELSPDLVHLYLQESGVEELVNPSNAPQVTLRTRKGVIKPRGANQQRYVKAILDNDINFGIGPAGTGKTYLAVACAVDALEREQVRRILLVRPAVEAGEKLGFLPGDLAQKIDPYLRPLYDALYEMLGFDHVAKLIEKQVIEIAPLAYMRGRTLNNSFIILDESQNTTVEQMKMFLTRIGFGSTAVITGDITQVDLPRGTKSGLAHVIEVLRDVPGISFTHFQPKDVVRHPLVQRIVEAYERHDARVNAKVENKDA; encoded by the coding sequence TTGAACGCTTCCCTAGAACCTCATCGCTTCACCCTCGAGCCCTTCGAGGCCCACCGTTTCGCCAACCTCTGCGGCCAGTTCGACGAGCACCTGCGCCTGATCGAAGAGCGCCTCGGTCTGGAAATCCGCAACCGTGGCAATCAGTTCGAGATGCTCGGCAGTGCCGACAAGGCCCAGGCTGCCGAGACCCTGCTGCGCAAGCTGTACCGCGAAACCAAAGCCACCGAGCTGTCGCCCGACCTGGTGCACCTGTACCTGCAGGAGTCCGGCGTCGAGGAGCTGGTCAACCCCAGCAATGCGCCGCAGGTGACCCTGCGCACGCGCAAGGGCGTGATCAAGCCGCGCGGCGCCAACCAGCAGCGCTACGTCAAGGCGATCCTCGACAACGACATCAACTTCGGCATCGGCCCCGCCGGTACCGGCAAGACCTACCTGGCCGTGGCCTGCGCGGTGGACGCGCTGGAGCGCGAACAGGTAAGGCGCATCCTGCTGGTGCGCCCAGCGGTGGAAGCCGGCGAGAAACTCGGTTTCCTGCCCGGTGACCTGGCGCAGAAGATCGACCCCTACCTGCGCCCACTGTACGACGCTCTGTATGAAATGCTCGGCTTCGACCACGTGGCCAAGCTGATCGAGAAGCAGGTGATCGAGATCGCGCCGCTGGCCTACATGCGCGGCCGCACGCTTAACAACAGCTTCATCATTCTCGACGAGAGTCAGAACACCACCGTCGAGCAGATGAAGATGTTCCTCACCCGTATCGGTTTCGGCTCCACCGCCGTGATCACCGGCGACATCACCCAGGTCGACCTGCCGCGCGGCACCAAGAGTGGCCTGGCCCACGTCATCGAAGTACTGCGCGACGTGCCGGGCATCAGCTTCACCCACTTTCAACCCAAGGACGTGGTGCGCCACCCATTGGTGCAGCGCATCGTCGAAGCGTACGAGCGCCACGATGCCCGTGTGAACGCCAAGGTCGAGAATAAGGATGCTTGA